The following proteins come from a genomic window of Cronobacter muytjensii ATCC 51329:
- the dgt gene encoding dGTP triphosphohydrolase, with translation MDMQWERLLNSARRKDKYKETPAQKAPSVTDITPPISTGRQELERDYDRILFAAPTRRLADKTQVFPLDRNDSVRTRLTHSHEVANFARGIGVRLAFEMKPAIFGALPESLCVERDVPALLAAIGLAHDLGNPPFGHQGEASMRTWFARNLTPLIEKATKTELPNPAIFNDFLEFDGNSQTFRLLTKLQIINDEFGLNLTYATLAALIKYPRSSCTNTARHWKKHGFFWSEREVVEEVWQETGLREGVRHPFTWLMEACDDIAYSVLDAEDTVKKGLASYHDLMNFLRCWESHSGNANDNADPLIAEVIKSTQEKNESYRHKLKELSPAELNDLNMQMFRVNATSALINSVVQAFAQHIETLMRYDCLWTDLIGQSSGAQLCKALKEFDRTRGYRHRSVLELELRGSNHIQGVMDMLWVGIHGHKTRAEQDREKRLQRTDVTFSGRASYDSDTPFGRFAYGRISENYRRVFEDPNNTLPVLYKEAQLLADAVSGMTDSYLMDLHDELKSLYEYQYRLQARPA, from the coding sequence ATGGATATGCAATGGGAAAGGCTGCTCAACAGCGCGCGCCGCAAGGATAAATATAAAGAGACGCCCGCACAAAAAGCGCCATCCGTTACCGACATCACACCTCCCATCAGTACGGGTCGTCAGGAGCTGGAGCGCGATTACGACCGCATTCTGTTTGCCGCGCCCACGCGTCGCCTCGCCGATAAAACACAGGTGTTTCCGCTCGACCGCAACGACAGCGTGCGTACCCGACTGACGCACTCTCATGAAGTCGCAAACTTTGCCCGCGGCATCGGCGTACGCCTCGCCTTTGAGATGAAGCCCGCTATCTTTGGCGCATTGCCCGAAAGCCTGTGCGTCGAGCGTGACGTCCCCGCCCTGCTCGCGGCGATTGGGCTCGCACACGACTTAGGCAATCCGCCGTTTGGACACCAGGGCGAAGCGTCCATGCGCACCTGGTTTGCGCGTAACCTGACGCCGTTAATCGAAAAAGCCACAAAGACAGAACTTCCCAACCCTGCAATTTTCAACGACTTTCTCGAATTCGATGGCAACTCGCAGACGTTTCGCCTGTTGACAAAGCTGCAAATCATCAATGACGAATTCGGGCTGAACCTGACTTACGCCACTCTCGCCGCCTTAATTAAATATCCGCGTTCGTCCTGTACGAATACCGCGCGCCACTGGAAGAAGCACGGGTTTTTCTGGTCTGAGCGGGAAGTTGTAGAAGAGGTCTGGCAGGAAACAGGCTTACGCGAAGGCGTTCGTCATCCGTTTACCTGGCTGATGGAAGCCTGCGATGACATCGCCTATTCCGTCCTGGATGCTGAAGACACCGTTAAAAAAGGCCTGGCGTCCTATCACGATCTGATGAATTTTCTGCGCTGCTGGGAATCGCATAGCGGGAACGCGAACGATAACGCAGACCCCCTGATCGCCGAGGTTATTAAGAGTACGCAAGAGAAGAACGAAAGCTATCGCCATAAGCTCAAAGAGCTCTCCCCAGCTGAGCTTAATGACCTGAATATGCAAATGTTTCGGGTAAACGCCACCAGCGCGCTTATCAACAGCGTCGTGCAAGCCTTCGCCCAGCATATAGAGACGTTAATGCGCTACGATTGCTTGTGGACTGATCTCATTGGCCAGAGCAGCGGGGCGCAACTCTGTAAAGCGCTAAAAGAATTCGATCGTACTCGTGGCTATCGTCATCGCAGCGTGCTGGAACTGGAACTGCGCGGCTCAAACCATATTCAGGGCGTTATGGATATGCTGTGGGTCGGTATTCACGGCCATAAAACCCGCGCGGAGCAAGACCGCGAAAAGAGACTTCAACGAACAGACGTCACGTTTTCCGGCCGTGCGTCTTATGACTCCGATACGCCTTTTGGCCGTTTTGCTTATGGACGGATCTCGGAAAACTATCGCCGCGTCTTTGAAGACCCGAACAACACCCTGCCGGTGCTTTATAAAGAAGCACAGCTGCTGGCGGATGCTGTCTCTGGCATGACGGATAGTTATTTGATGGACCTTCACGATGAGCTAAAATCGCTCTATGAATACCAATATCGCTTACAGGCGCGACCTGCTTAA
- the flhA gene encoding flagellar biosynthesis protein FlhA translates to MANLVAMLRLPGNLKSTQWQILAGPVIILLILSMMVLPLPAFILDLLFTFNIALSIMVLLVAMFTQRTLEFAAFPTILLFTTLLRLALNIASTRIILLEGHTGAGAAGKVVEAFGHFLVGGNFAIGIVVFIILVIINFMVITKGAGRIAEVGARFVLDGMPGKQMAIDADLNAGLIGEEEAKKRRTEVTQEADFYGSMDGASKFVRGDAVAGLLIMAINIIGGLLVGVVQHGMPVGHAAESYTLLTIGDGLVAQIPALVISTAAGVIVTRVATDQDVGEQMVGQLFNNPRVMVLSAAVLGLLGMVPGMPNFVFLLFTAALLGLAWWMRGREQQAPAAPAPVVQQDNPQAVEATWSDVQLEDSLGMEVGYRLIPMVDMQQDGELLGRIRSIRKKFAQDLGFLPPVVHIRDNMDLPPARYRILMKGVEIGSGEAYPGRWLAINPGTAAGSLPGEPTVDPAFGLAAIWIESALKEQAQIQGFTVVEASTVVATHLNHLIAQYSAELFGRQEAQQLLERVSKELPKLTEDLVPGVVTLTTLHKVLQNLLAEKVPIRDMRTILETLAEHAPVQNDPHELTSVVRVALGRAITQQWFPGNDEVQVIGLDTALERLLLQALQGGGGLEPGLADRLLEQAQEALSRQEMLGAPPVLLVNHALRPLLARFLRRNLPQLVVLSNLELSDNRNIRMTSSIGGK, encoded by the coding sequence ATGGCTAATCTGGTGGCAATGCTGCGCCTGCCTGGCAATTTGAAATCGACCCAATGGCAGATCCTCGCCGGGCCGGTTATCATCCTGCTGATCCTGTCGATGATGGTTCTGCCGCTGCCGGCATTCATCCTGGATCTGCTGTTCACCTTTAACATCGCGCTTTCCATTATGGTGTTGCTGGTGGCGATGTTCACCCAGCGCACGCTGGAATTCGCGGCGTTCCCGACCATTCTGCTGTTTACCACGCTGCTGCGTCTGGCGCTGAATATCGCGTCCACGCGTATCATTCTGCTGGAAGGGCACACCGGCGCCGGGGCGGCAGGGAAAGTGGTGGAAGCGTTCGGCCACTTCCTGGTGGGCGGGAACTTCGCCATCGGTATCGTGGTGTTTATCATTCTCGTCATTATCAACTTCATGGTTATCACCAAGGGTGCCGGGCGTATCGCGGAAGTCGGCGCGCGCTTTGTGCTTGACGGGATGCCGGGCAAGCAGATGGCTATCGACGCCGACCTGAACGCCGGGCTTATCGGCGAAGAAGAGGCGAAAAAGCGTCGTACCGAAGTGACCCAGGAAGCCGATTTCTACGGCTCAATGGACGGTGCGAGTAAGTTCGTGCGCGGTGACGCCGTCGCCGGCCTGCTTATCATGGCGATTAACATTATCGGCGGCCTGCTGGTGGGCGTCGTGCAGCATGGCATGCCGGTTGGCCACGCGGCGGAAAGCTATACGCTGCTGACCATCGGCGACGGTCTGGTCGCCCAGATCCCGGCGCTGGTGATTTCCACCGCGGCGGGCGTTATCGTGACCCGCGTCGCGACCGATCAGGACGTCGGCGAGCAGATGGTCGGCCAGTTGTTCAACAACCCGCGCGTGATGGTGCTGAGCGCCGCCGTACTCGGTCTGCTCGGCATGGTGCCGGGGATGCCTAACTTTGTGTTCCTGCTGTTTACCGCCGCGCTGCTGGGCCTCGCCTGGTGGATGCGCGGTCGCGAACAGCAGGCGCCTGCCGCCCCAGCGCCGGTGGTGCAACAGGATAACCCGCAGGCCGTGGAAGCGACCTGGAGCGACGTTCAGCTTGAAGATTCGCTGGGGATGGAAGTGGGCTATCGCCTGATCCCGATGGTGGATATGCAGCAGGACGGCGAACTGCTGGGCCGCATCCGCAGTATCCGTAAGAAATTCGCGCAGGATCTCGGTTTCCTGCCGCCGGTGGTGCATATCCGCGACAATATGGATCTGCCGCCGGCCCGCTACCGCATTCTGATGAAAGGCGTGGAAATCGGCAGCGGCGAGGCCTATCCGGGCCGCTGGCTGGCGATTAACCCCGGCACTGCCGCAGGCTCTCTGCCGGGCGAGCCGACGGTCGATCCGGCATTTGGCCTGGCCGCTATCTGGATTGAGAGCGCCCTGAAAGAACAGGCGCAGATCCAGGGCTTTACGGTGGTCGAGGCGAGTACTGTGGTCGCCACCCATCTCAACCACCTGATCGCGCAATACTCCGCCGAGTTGTTTGGCCGTCAGGAGGCGCAACAGCTGCTTGAGCGCGTCAGCAAAGAGCTGCCGAAACTGACTGAAGATCTGGTGCCGGGCGTGGTGACGCTCACCACGCTGCATAAAGTGCTGCAAAACCTGCTCGCCGAGAAGGTGCCAATCCGCGATATGCGCACCATTCTGGAAACGCTGGCGGAACACGCGCCTGTCCAGAACGACCCGCACGAGCTCACCTCCGTGGTGCGTGTGGCGCTGGGCCGCGCCATTACACAGCAGTGGTTCCCCGGCAATGACGAAGTGCAGGTCATTGGGCTCGATACCGCGCTGGAGCGTCTGCTGCTGCAGGCCCTGCAGGGTGGCGGCGGTCTGGAGCCGGGCCTGGCTGACCGACTGCTGGAGCAGGCGCAAGAGGCGCTGTCGCGTCAGGAGATGCTGGGCGCGCCGCCGGTGCTGCTGGTTAACCACGCGCTGCGTCCGTTACTGGCGCGCTTCCTGCGCCGCAATCTGCCGCAGCTGGTGGTGCTCTCGAACCTTGAGCTCTCTGACAATCGCAATATCCGTATGACCTCAAGCATCGGAGGTAAATGA
- the flhE gene encoding flagellar protein FlhE: MRAFWLTTLLMTSSLANAAGEGAWQASAMGPVLSQRGMAASSPVLAPDSPATGVMTVVAWRYELIGPTPAGLVARLCSQTRCVQVDDQAGTTRGFMNVSASEPLRFIFEVPGGGRLYPALQVRSSQVIVNYR, encoded by the coding sequence ATGCGTGCGTTCTGGCTGACAACGCTGTTGATGACCTCTTCGCTGGCGAATGCCGCCGGCGAGGGGGCCTGGCAGGCCAGCGCGATGGGCCCGGTGTTAAGCCAGCGCGGGATGGCGGCCTCGTCGCCCGTACTGGCGCCGGACTCGCCTGCGACGGGCGTGATGACGGTGGTGGCGTGGCGCTATGAACTGATTGGCCCGACGCCCGCTGGGCTTGTGGCGAGGCTCTGCTCGCAAACCCGCTGCGTGCAGGTGGACGATCAGGCCGGCACCACCCGCGGGTTCATGAACGTTTCCGCCAGCGAGCCGCTGCGCTTTATCTTTGAAGTGCCCGGCGGCGGCAGGCTGTATCCGGCGCTGCAAGTACGCAGCAGTCAGGTTATCGTGAATTACCGCTAA
- the flhB gene encoding flagellar biosynthesis protein FlhB: MSDDSDDKTEAPTPHRLEKAREEGQIPRSRELTSMLMLLVGVAVLWVGGSLLARQLAAMLAHGLHFDHSIINDPKLVVGQISFLIKQSLMALVPLIMGVVIVALFAPMLLGGLLFNTKAVAFKFDKLNPLPGIKRIFSSQSLAELLKAVMKSALVGVVTGVFLWYNWPDMMRLISQSPIAAMRDSMNFVALCCVLIVMGLVPMVGFDVFWQIVSHTKKLRMSRQDIRDEFKNQEGDPHVKGRIRQQQREAARRRMMADVPKADVIVNNPTHYSVALQYDENKMNAPKVVAKGAGLVALRIREIGNEHRIPMLEAPPLARALYRHAEIGQQIPGQLYAAVAEVLAWVWQLKRWRLAGGLIPKKPENLPVPEALDFMNEKDTDG, from the coding sequence GTGTCAGACGATAGCGACGACAAAACAGAAGCCCCCACACCCCACCGACTAGAAAAAGCGCGTGAGGAAGGGCAGATCCCCCGATCGCGAGAGTTGACCTCTATGCTGATGCTGCTGGTCGGCGTCGCGGTGCTGTGGGTCGGCGGTTCGCTGTTAGCGCGCCAGCTCGCGGCGATGCTTGCGCACGGTCTGCATTTCGATCACAGCATTATTAACGATCCCAAACTGGTGGTCGGCCAGATTAGCTTTCTGATTAAGCAGTCGCTGATGGCGCTGGTGCCGCTGATTATGGGCGTGGTGATTGTGGCGCTGTTCGCCCCGATGCTGCTCGGCGGCCTGCTGTTTAACACCAAAGCCGTGGCGTTTAAGTTCGATAAGCTAAACCCGCTGCCCGGCATTAAGCGTATTTTTTCATCGCAGTCGCTGGCGGAATTGCTGAAAGCCGTGATGAAGTCGGCGCTTGTGGGCGTCGTGACCGGTGTCTTCCTCTGGTACAACTGGCCAGACATGATGCGCCTTATCAGCCAGTCGCCCATCGCGGCCATGCGCGACTCCATGAATTTTGTGGCGCTGTGCTGCGTGCTGATTGTCATGGGCCTGGTGCCGATGGTTGGCTTCGACGTGTTCTGGCAGATAGTCAGCCACACCAAAAAATTACGCATGTCGCGCCAGGATATCCGCGACGAGTTCAAAAACCAGGAAGGCGACCCGCACGTGAAAGGTCGCATTCGTCAGCAGCAGCGTGAAGCGGCGCGCCGGCGCATGATGGCGGACGTGCCGAAAGCCGACGTTATCGTCAATAACCCGACCCACTATTCCGTGGCGTTGCAGTATGACGAGAACAAGATGAATGCCCCGAAAGTCGTGGCCAAAGGCGCAGGGCTTGTGGCGCTGCGAATTCGTGAAATTGGCAATGAGCATCGCATTCCGATGCTGGAAGCGCCGCCGCTGGCGCGCGCGTTATACCGGCATGCAGAGATTGGCCAGCAGATCCCAGGGCAGCTCTATGCCGCCGTGGCGGAAGTGCTGGCATGGGTATGGCAACTGAAGCGCTGGCGTCTCGCTGGCGGTTTGATTCCGAAGAAACCTGAAAACCTTCCGGTGCCTGAGGCGCTGGATTTTATGAACGAGAAGGACACTGATGGCTAA